In Haloimpatiens massiliensis, the following are encoded in one genomic region:
- a CDS encoding PTS sugar transporter subunit IIA produces the protein MFKEVEIFLPIKGKVLPLTEVEDYLFNRKILGEGIAIEPEDNYIYSPVNGTVELVYEKKHVILISTEEGIKILIHLGLDSNNFGGKGIACYINPGEKVSRGDKLIWFDKEYLAPQISLTTPVIIVNTELIKTLAINYNAYNTEDIIMKAVVY, from the coding sequence ATGTTTAAAGAAGTAGAAATATTTTTGCCTATAAAAGGCAAAGTATTACCATTAACTGAAGTAGAAGATTATCTTTTTAATAGAAAAATTTTGGGCGAAGGAATAGCTATAGAACCTGAAGATAATTATATATATTCACCAGTAAATGGAACAGTGGAATTAGTCTACGAAAAAAAACATGTTATTTTAATAAGCACCGAAGAAGGAATTAAAATACTAATCCACCTTGGATTAGATAGCAATAACTTTGGTGGAAAGGGAATCGCTTGTTACATAAATCCAGGGGAAAAAGTTAGTAGGGGAGATAAACTCATTTGGTTTGACAAAGAGTATTTAGCACCCCAAATTTCCTTAACTACTCCTGTTATAATTGTAAATACTGAGTTAATAAAGACCCTTGCTATAAATTATAACGCTTATAATACAGAGGATATAATTATGAAAGCAGTGGTATATTAA
- a CDS encoding HPr family phosphocarrier protein, whose protein sequence is MVTKEVVVKSSTGLHARPATLLVKKASSFKSDVSIEFNGKKANVKSLIGVLSLGVTSGATVKVIVSGDDETLALEEISSLIESIEE, encoded by the coding sequence ATGGTAACTAAAGAAGTAGTAGTTAAAAGTTCAACAGGGTTACACGCTAGACCTGCAACCTTGTTAGTAAAAAAAGCATCTTCATTTAAATCAGATGTAAGTATTGAATTTAATGGAAAAAAAGCTAATGTTAAAAGCTTAATAGGAGTTTTATCCTTAGGAGTTACAAGTGGAGCTACAGTTAAAGTAATCGTTTCTGGTGATGATGAAACTTTAGCGTTGGAAGAAATTTCTAGCTTAATAGAATCTATAGAAGAGTAA